CTTTACTTTTTCTTCAGGGCTTTACTTTCAGCTTTTGTTTTCTTTTTTATAGAGAAGGTTCATAGCATTTACAAGGGCTTCCACGGAAGCCATTACTATGTCCGGATTTGCGGACCGGGCTGTTACAATCCTTCCCTTTTCATTTTCCAGACCTATGTATACATCGGCAAGGGCATCTGCCCCACCTGTGATAGCATCGATCCTGAAATCCTGGAGTCTGAAATGATTACTCTCGCCAAGAATGTCTCTTACGGCATGGAGGGCTGCGTCCACAGGACCGACTCCTGTTCTTGCTGCAATGATTTCTTTTCCTTCAATATCTGCCTTAACCACAGCCGTAGGTGTAAGGATGTTTCCTGTCATGACGGATACTTCTTTGAGTTTGATCAGCTCTTCCTCAGAACTCGCTTTACCGAGAACTGCAGAGGCAACTGCATAAAGATCAGCATCTGTTATCTGTTTACCTTTGTTTGCGATTTCTTTAATCCTGATCACAATTTCATCGAGTTGATTATCATTGGTTTTTATCCCGGCAGACTCAAGGGACTGTTTGACCGCATGTTTGCCGGTATGCTTACCAAGGACAATGCGCCGTCTGTGCCCAACCATTTCCGGAGTCATAATTCCTGGTTCGAAGGTGTCGGATTTTTCAAGCACTCCCTGACTGTGAATTCCTGACTCATGGGAAAATGCGTTTTGCCCCACCACAGGCGTGTTTGGAGGGAGCCTGATTCCTGTATAGTTTTCAACCATTTTCGAGGTTTCTACAAGGTATTCTGTCCGGATATTGGTTTTTGCACCGTAGATTGATGTCAGGCTCATTACTGTCTGGGAAAGATCAGCATTTCCTGCCCTTTCTCCTATGCCGTTTATGGTGACCTGTACCTGAGATGCCCCGGCTTCAACAGCCATAAGGCTATTTGCCACAGCAAGCCCGAAGTCATTATGACAGTGCACGTCTATAGGAATCGTTATTTCAGCTGCAATGCCTTTTATCTGCCTGTACATTGCAGACGGGACCATCACGCCAACAGTATCCGGCACGTTGATGATGTCGCAGCCTGCTTCCTGAACCGCTTTGAAAACCTCTATGAGGTATTCAGGGTCTGTTCTGGTGGCGTCCATTGCGGAAAACATGCACTTCAGCCCGTGGTCTTTGATGTACTGGACAGCTTCTACAGCCAGTTGAATGACTTCTTCCCGGCTCTTTTTGATGGTATAGATCCGCTGTACATCCGAGGTAGGGACGAAGGTGTGCACAAGGCCAACATCACTTTCAAAACAGGCATCGATATCTTTTTTCAGCACACGAGCCAGTCCGCAAACTGTGGTGTCAAGCCCGGCATTAGAAATCGATTTTACGGATTCTTTATCTCCTTCTGAAGAGATGGGAAATCCGGCTTCTATTATGTCTACCCCGAGTTTGTCAAGTTGATGAGCAATTTCCAGC
This window of the Methanosarcina mazei S-6 genome carries:
- a CDS encoding 2-isopropylmalate synthase codes for the protein MYTLKEGIDFYIEPMQSKKVTVFDTTLRDGEQTPGVSLTSTQKLEIAHQLDKLGVDIIEAGFPISSEGDKESVKSISNAGLDTTVCGLARVLKKDIDACFESDVGLVHTFVPTSDVQRIYTIKKSREEVIQLAVEAVQYIKDHGLKCMFSAMDATRTDPEYLIEVFKAVQEAGCDIINVPDTVGVMVPSAMYRQIKGIAAEITIPIDVHCHNDFGLAVANSLMAVEAGASQVQVTINGIGERAGNADLSQTVMSLTSIYGAKTNIRTEYLVETSKMVENYTGIRLPPNTPVVGQNAFSHESGIHSQGVLEKSDTFEPGIMTPEMVGHRRRIVLGKHTGKHAVKQSLESAGIKTNDNQLDEIVIRIKEIANKGKQITDADLYAVASAVLGKASSEEELIKLKEVSVMTGNILTPTAVVKADIEGKEIIAARTGVGPVDAALHAVRDILGESNHFRLQDFRIDAITGGADALADVYIGLENEKGRIVTARSANPDIVMASVEALVNAMNLLYKKENKS